Proteins encoded in a region of the Suncus etruscus isolate mSunEtr1 chromosome 1, mSunEtr1.pri.cur, whole genome shotgun sequence genome:
- the LOC126004495 gene encoding 60S ribosomal protein L26 encodes MKFKPFVTSDRSKNRKRHFNAPSHVRRKIMSSPLSKELRQKYNVRSMPIRKDDEVQVVRGHYKGQQIGKVVQVYRKKYVIYIERVQREKANGTTVHVGIHPSKVVITRLKLDKDRKKILERKAKSRQVGKEKGKYKEETIEKMQE; translated from the coding sequence ATGAAGTTCAAACCTTTTGTGACTTCTGACCGGAGCAAGAACCGCAAAAGGCATTTCAATGCACCTTCCCACGTTCGCAGGAAGATCATGTCTTCTCCTCTTTCCAAGGAGCTGAGGCAGAAGTACAACGTGCGATCCATGCCCATCCGCAAGGACGATGAGGTCCAGGTGGTGAGAGGCCACTACAAAGGTCAGCAAATTGGCAAAGTGGTCCAGGTTTATAGGAAGAAATACGTCATCTACATTGAAAGAGTCCAGCGGGAGAAAGCAAATGGCACAACTGTCCATGTCGGCATTCACCCCAGTAAGGTGGTTATCACCAGACTAAAACTGGACAAAGATCGCAAGAAGATTCTTGAGCGCAAGGCCAAGTCTCGACAAGTCGGCAAGGAAAAGGGCAAATACAAAGAAGAAACCATTGAGAAGATGCAGgagtaa